A genomic window from Silene latifolia isolate original U9 population chromosome Y, ASM4854445v1, whole genome shotgun sequence includes:
- the LOC141633277 gene encoding uncharacterized protein LOC141633277, with product MVGTRGKGPKSKSRDLAFVHDEPEPLQTLISEAAEGSLSEEAKVEVFYSEAVPLHVDEKQLMDDGHAIGYEINDGDVTVLTSLDEDDKLEDVSDGGNAITNIEVENRLERTNENETEADMTVGGDAVPNVDVKGSNEGTNAEELEENENLCTGKEEKKPDINACVTNADEGLAASKHVLEENSTEYMHNDKEANELIAEVSVNTRVENEGDEFIKENASPTNEVIAAAEKVIQPKKKIIRKKLIRKNIALGNVSVSSPAENGGVESIKEDVSPANEVIAAAEKVIQPKKKIVRKKLIKKNISLGNAPVSSPAENGGDESIKDEESVGNEAIVAAENVLQPKKKIVRELIRKRLSLGNVTAVNEAKLQLSAGNEGSGVPCEAGTSAEVKPQCLEDNDTSGEVRNEGQIENSKNEETVEGKPIVKINKKVNRIRKKNPQGQPGMQTAIVEQKPELEPTNDDPTSKENQPIEHETENEEAVKPKPRISRSQKRKNRKAVDESTQNVDAEDVDRSGSSKKSKLPKKVDGMGMIFMCNSETKKDCYKYTVFGLPAAKKDIVSKIYKGMRLFLFDIDLKMLYGIYKAAGPGSYNVEPRAFKSQYPSQVRFTILEDCLPVAEEKFKKVIKENYFTKNKFDCQLTSEQVKNLCKLFHEANKRSESKLGGRNQRAVATSSSRVDRKRKWEEDSSKRVGLGPSSSRGRERRRKVQEPVRHVHMIRGQETRYAPVVRVQEETSSAVVVRGQEQLRLVPMVTDQRYRHPVVVYDRESYRPPVTSSSLYQPIRGEDPPRTRIYTYERDPGVDSYRRDSTMEYRDPGISAPRDSRHYVEPPTLREPYTTYREPLVYCEPAYVTETRQDPYNYSLAEGREYYRSDDNRPPLPLHRRY from the exons ATGGTTGGTACAAGAGGAAAGGGGCCCAAATCAAAATCTAGAGACCTTGCTTTTGTGCATGATGAACCCGAGCCTTTGCAAACCTTGATTTCAGAAGCAGCTGAGGGTTCTCTTAGCGAGGAAGCAAAAGTTGAAGTTTTCTATAGTGAGGCTGTTCCTTTACATGTTGATGAGAAACAATTGATGGACGACGGGCATGCCATTGGATATGAGATTAATGATGGAGATGTGACGGTTCTTACAAGTTTAGATGAAGACGACAAATTGGAGGACGTAAGTGATGGAGGTAATGCAATCACTAACATAGAGGTTGAAAACCGTCTCGAGAGAACCAATGAAAATGAGACAGAGGCAGACATGACTGTTGGAGGTGATGCAGTCCCTAATGTGGATGTTAAAGGCAGTAACGAGGGAACAAATGCAGAGGAGCTAGAGGAAAATGAAAACTTATGTACtgggaaagaagaaaagaaacctGACATAAATGCATGTGTGACAAATGCTGATGAAGGCTTGGCTGCTTCTAAACATGTGCTAGAGGAGAATTCGACTGAATATATGCACAATGACAAAGAAGCAAATGAGCTGATTGCTGAGGTGTCTGTTAACACTCGTGTCGAAAACGAGGGAGATGAATTTATCAAAGAAAATGCAAGCCCTACTAATGAGGTCATAGCTGCTGCTGAAAAAGTGATTCAACCAAAGaagaaaattataagaaaaaaattGATCAGGAAGAATATAGCACTAGGCAATGTGTCTGTTAGCTCTCCTGCCGAAAATGGGGGAGTTGAGTCTATCAAAGAAGATGTGAGCCCTGCTAATGAAGTCATAGCTGCTGCTGAAAAAGTGATTCAACCAAAGAAGAAAATTGTAAGGAAAAAATTGATCAAGAAGAATATATCACTAGGCAATGCGCCTGTTAGCTCTCCTGCCGAAAATGGGGGAGATGAGTCTATCAAAGACGAAGAAAGTGTTGGTAATGAAGCCATAGTTGCTGCTGAAAATGTGCTTCAACCAAAGAAGAAAATTGTAAGGGAGTTGATTAGGAAGAGATTATCACTAGGCAATGTGACTGCCGTTAATGAAGCTAAACTGCAACTTTCTGCTGGTAATGAGGGATCTGGTGTACCATGCGAGGCAGGCACGTCAGCTGAAGTCAAGCCACAATGTTTGGAAGATAATGACACATCAGGTGAAGTACGCAACGAAGGCCAAATTGAGAATTCAAAGAACGAAGAGACCGTGGAAGGAAAACCAATAGTTAAGATTAATAAGAAAGTGAACAGAATCAGGAAAAAGAATCCACAGGGCCAACCTGGTATGCAGACAGCCATTGTTGAGCAGAAGCCTGAGCTTGAACCCACAAATGATGATCCCACAAGTAAAGAGAATCAACCTATTGAGCATGAAACTGAGAATGAAGAGGCAGTAAAGCCTAAACCCAGGATTAGCCGCTCACAGAAGAGGAAAAATAGAAAGGCGGTGGATGAAAGCACCCAGAATGTGGATGCCGAGGATGTAGATAGGTCGGGTTCTTCCAAAAAAAGCAAGTTGCCCAAGAAAGTTGATGGTATGGGCATGATCTTTATGTGCAATTCTGAAACGAAAAAGGATTGTTATAAGTATACAGTTTTTGGGCTACCCGCTGCCAAGAAAGATATTGTGTCAAAAATTTACAAAGGCATGAGACTTTTTTTGTTTGATATTGATCTCAAAATGTTGTATGGAATATACAAAGCTGCTGGCCCAGGGAGTTATAATGTTGAGCCCAGGGCATTCAAGTCGCAATATCCTTCTCAG GTCCGTTTTACTATTCTCGAAGATTGCTTGCCCGTAGCagaggagaagttcaagaaggTCATCAAGGAAAATTATTTTACAAAAAACAAGTTCGATTGCCAGTTGACCAGTGAGCAG GTCAAAAACTTGTGCAAGCTTTTCCATGAGGCCAACAAAAGATCAGAATCCAAGCTTGGGGGTCGAAATCAGAGAGCTGTTGCGACTTCATCCTCCCGAGTTGACAGGAAAAGGAAATGGGAAGAAGATAGTAGCAAAAGAGTAGGCCTGGGCCCTAGTTCATCACGTGGACGGGAAAGGAGGAGAAAAGTTCAGGAACCAGTTAGGCATGTTCACATGATCAGAGGTCAGGAGACAAGATATGCTCCTGTGGTCAGAGTTCAGGAGGAaacgagtagtgctgttgttgtccGGGGTCAGGAACAACTAAGGCTTGTTCCCATGGTCACTGACCAAAGGTATCGTCATCCCGTAGTCGTTTATGACCGAGAATCTTACCGGCCACCTGTGACGTCATCGTCTCTGTATCAGCCTATCCGAGGAGAAGATCCTCCTCGCACTAGAATTTACACTTACGAGAGAGATCCGGGAGTTGATTCTTACCGGAGAGATTCCACTATGGAGTATCGAGATCCTGGGATTTCAGCTCCTCGGGATTCGAGACATTATGTTGAACCCCCCACCCTTCGTGAGCCATACACGACATATCGGGAACCCCTTGTGTACTGTGAGCCAGCATATGTGACTGAAACGAGGCAAGATCCTTATAATTATTCTTTGGCTGAGGGACGGGAGTATTATAGATCTGATGATAATCGTCCTCCCTTGCCCTTGCATCGTAGGTACTAA